The following are encoded together in the Pectobacterium wasabiae CFBP 3304 genome:
- a CDS encoding DcrB-related protein, translated as MTTPSASYCRFTEGCITLPDGYQDRTLNAFTPSQEGEPAFTISRDRLNDGETVDAYIDRQLALMTQHFKGWKTQTRDVIWLGDRLLEGERLQASYLRDGQRIWQQQAVFAFADAQILVFTLSKTATPSAADESRFNALLGSFTFNQ; from the coding sequence ATGACGACCCCATCTGCTTCTTATTGCCGCTTTACCGAAGGCTGTATCACGCTCCCTGATGGCTATCAGGATCGAACCCTGAACGCCTTCACACCCAGTCAGGAAGGCGAACCCGCGTTTACAATTTCACGCGACAGGCTGAACGACGGGGAAACCGTCGATGCCTATATCGACAGGCAACTGGCGCTGATGACGCAGCATTTCAAGGGCTGGAAAACACAGACCCGTGATGTCATCTGGTTAGGCGATCGTCTGCTGGAGGGTGAACGTCTCCAGGCGAGTTACCTGCGCGACGGTCAGCGTATCTGGCAACAGCAGGCGGTATTCGCCTTCGCTGACGCACAGATCCTGGTTTTCACCCTCTCAAAAACCGCCACGCCTTCGGCGGCTGATGAATCCCGCTTCAACGCCCTGCTCGGGAGTTTTACGTTTAACCAGTAA
- a CDS encoding sugar transporter, whose amino-acid sequence MTRSPRSTAWLRVVSLSLAAFIFNTAEFAPVALLSDIAASFSMSAAQVGLIITIYAWVVGLMSLPCMLLSSDMERRRLLINIFILFAISNVLSGLAWNYWVLVMARVGVALSHAVFWSITASLVVRLAPADKKAQALSLLATGTALALVLGLPLGRVVGQYLGWRVTFVLIGLVAAVIMLGLMKLLPVLPSSNSGSLKSLPLLLKRPALLCVYGLTVMIVTAHFTAYSYIEPFIQKVALLSENFTTILLLIFGGAGIIGSMLFSRYSSKYPAGFLIVSFAFLAVCLLLLQPLSFSGWSLSTLCIIWGIAIMALSLGMQVKVLTLASDATDVAMALYSGIYNIGIGGGALLGNQVITHLGLPDIGYMGAAMAILATVCCIFTFVRYSRVLKTSLTS is encoded by the coding sequence ATGACCCGTTCTCCCCGTTCGACCGCCTGGTTACGCGTCGTCAGTCTTTCTCTGGCGGCATTCATTTTTAACACCGCTGAGTTTGCTCCTGTCGCGCTGTTGTCAGACATCGCTGCCAGCTTTTCCATGAGCGCCGCGCAGGTTGGGCTGATCATTACGATTTATGCCTGGGTAGTTGGGCTGATGTCGCTGCCCTGCATGCTGTTGTCCAGCGATATGGAACGACGCCGCCTGCTGATCAACATCTTTATCCTGTTCGCTATCAGTAATGTGCTGTCCGGTCTGGCCTGGAATTATTGGGTACTGGTCATGGCCCGTGTCGGCGTGGCGCTGTCCCACGCCGTGTTTTGGTCGATTACGGCATCGTTGGTGGTACGTCTGGCTCCTGCGGATAAAAAAGCGCAGGCGTTGAGCCTGCTGGCGACCGGGACGGCGCTGGCGCTGGTGCTGGGCTTACCGCTAGGGCGTGTGGTCGGGCAGTATCTGGGCTGGCGCGTAACGTTTGTCCTTATTGGTCTGGTTGCTGCGGTGATTATGCTGGGCCTGATGAAGCTCCTACCCGTGTTGCCGAGCAGCAATTCCGGTTCGTTGAAGAGCTTGCCTCTCCTGCTGAAGCGCCCAGCGCTGCTGTGCGTGTACGGCCTGACCGTCATGATCGTAACGGCACACTTTACTGCTTACAGTTATATCGAGCCGTTTATCCAGAAAGTGGCGTTGTTGAGTGAAAACTTCACGACTATTCTGCTGTTGATTTTTGGCGGTGCTGGAATCATTGGCAGCATGTTGTTTAGCCGCTACAGCAGCAAGTATCCGGCGGGTTTCCTGATTGTCTCATTCGCGTTTCTGGCGGTGTGTTTATTGCTACTGCAACCGCTGTCATTCAGCGGCTGGAGTCTGTCGACGCTGTGTATCATCTGGGGGATCGCCATTATGGCGCTGAGCCTGGGTATGCAGGTCAAGGTATTGACGCTGGCATCGGATGCAACCGATGTGGCAATGGCGCTCTATTCGGGGATTTATAACATCGGGATCGGCGGTGGGGCGCTGCTCGGTAATCAGGTTATTACCCATCTTGGCTTGCCCGACATCGGTTACATGGGGGCGGCGATGGCGATACTGGCGACGGTGTGCTGTATTTTTACGTTTGTTCGTTATTCCCGTGTGTTAAAAACGTCATTAACGAGCTGA
- the pfkA gene encoding 6-phosphofructokinase translates to MIRRIGVLTSGGDAPGMNAAIRGVVRAALSEGLEIYGIYDGYQGLYEDRMEQLDRYSVSDVINRGGTFLGSARFPQFRDEAVRQVCVENMKRRGLDALVVIGGDGSYMGAKRLTEMGFPCIGLPGTIDNDVAGTDYTIGYFTALETVLEAIDRLRDTSSSHQRISIVEVMGRHCGDLTLAAAIAGGCEFIVLPEVPFSPEDLVCEIKAGIEKGKKHAIVAITELVCDVDELARYIEKETGRETRATVLGHIQRGGSPVAYDRILASRMGAYSIELLQQGYGGRCVGIQNEKMVHHDIVDAIENMKRPFKGDWLETAKKLF, encoded by the coding sequence ATGATTAGAAGAATCGGAGTGTTGACGAGCGGTGGCGATGCACCAGGTATGAATGCGGCAATTCGGGGTGTGGTGCGTGCTGCACTGTCTGAAGGGCTGGAAATCTACGGCATTTATGATGGTTATCAGGGCTTGTACGAAGATCGCATGGAGCAGTTGGATCGCTACAGCGTATCGGATGTGATTAACCGTGGTGGTACGTTCCTCGGTTCAGCGCGTTTTCCGCAGTTCCGTGACGAAGCGGTGCGTCAGGTGTGTGTGGAAAACATGAAGAGACGCGGCCTGGATGCGCTGGTCGTCATCGGCGGTGACGGTTCCTACATGGGTGCCAAACGTCTGACGGAAATGGGTTTTCCCTGTATCGGCCTGCCCGGCACGATCGATAACGACGTGGCGGGAACGGACTACACCATCGGTTACTTTACCGCGCTGGAAACCGTGCTGGAAGCAATTGACCGCCTGCGCGACACTTCTTCTTCTCACCAACGTATTTCGATTGTCGAAGTGATGGGACGCCACTGCGGCGATCTGACACTGGCGGCGGCGATTGCCGGCGGCTGTGAATTCATCGTCCTGCCGGAAGTGCCGTTCAGCCCGGAAGATCTGGTTTGCGAAATCAAAGCCGGTATCGAGAAAGGTAAAAAGCATGCGATTGTCGCGATTACCGAACTGGTGTGCGACGTCGATGAGCTGGCGAGATACATTGAAAAAGAAACAGGGCGCGAAACCCGTGCCACGGTGCTCGGCCACATTCAGCGCGGCGGTTCGCCGGTCGCGTATGACCGCATTTTGGCTTCCCGCATGGGCGCATATTCGATTGAACTGCTACAGCAAGGCTACGGTGGTCGCTGTGTCGGTATTCAGAATGAGAAAATGGTGCACCATGACATCGTTGATGCCATCGAAAACATGAAACGTCCGTTCAAAGGCGACTGGCTGGAGACGGCGAAAAAGCTGTTCTGA
- a CDS encoding type VI secretion system Vgr family protein, translated as MANSTGLQFTVKVGALPASTFAVVDFQLSEALNQPFALSLNLASALPDVDFGAVLDQPCELLVWYDGELKRRVGGIISAFAQGDTGFRRTRYQAEVRPALWRLGLRTNARIFQAQKPEVIIGTLLEEAGITDYAFSLRHDHAPREYCVQYRESDLAFVTRLAAEEGLYFFHEFEEGKHRVVFADDAGALAKGPDLFFNLATQGLSEGEYVHRFRYAERVSTAEVALKDYSFKTPAYGLLHKKMSSELDHQRESYQHFDYPGRFKKDPSGKAFSRYRLEALRANAITGAGDSNAAMLMPGSSFTLTEHPNLPLNTGWQLVAITHSGQQPQALEEESGGEPTTYSNSFEVISAKTTWRADLPYKPMVDGPQIATVVGPAGEEIYCDEYGRIKLQFPWDRYGASDDQSSCWVRVSQGWAGGQYGLIAIPRIGHEVIVSFLEGDPDQPIVTGRTFHATNPSPYPLPANKTRTSLRTATHKGAGFNELRFEDQAGQEEVFIHAQKDMNTVVLNNRSTGVGGSHEEKVRYDQLSVVGRDQTIEVVHNQETKIQGTQGIFVGEGRKTDVTSNDTLTVTGNITVTSTSGTITLKTGASSLTLFNNGDIEIKGVNVNVIGSSRIDLNK; from the coding sequence ATGGCCAACAGTACAGGATTACAGTTCACCGTAAAGGTCGGCGCGTTGCCGGCCTCGACGTTTGCGGTGGTGGATTTTCAGCTCAGCGAGGCGCTTAACCAGCCGTTTGCCCTGTCCCTCAATCTGGCCAGTGCCTTGCCGGATGTGGATTTTGGCGCCGTGCTGGACCAGCCGTGTGAGCTGCTGGTGTGGTACGACGGTGAGCTGAAGCGTCGGGTAGGCGGGATAATCAGCGCCTTTGCCCAGGGCGACACCGGCTTTCGCCGCACCCGCTATCAGGCGGAGGTGCGTCCAGCACTGTGGCGACTCGGGTTGCGTACCAACGCCCGCATCTTTCAGGCGCAGAAGCCGGAAGTGATTATCGGCACCCTGCTGGAAGAAGCCGGCATTACCGATTACGCCTTTTCGTTACGTCATGACCATGCCCCGCGTGAGTACTGCGTGCAGTACCGCGAAAGTGATTTGGCGTTTGTCACCCGACTGGCAGCCGAGGAAGGGCTGTACTTCTTCCACGAGTTTGAGGAAGGCAAACACCGGGTGGTTTTTGCCGACGACGCCGGGGCGCTGGCGAAAGGCCCCGACCTGTTCTTCAACCTCGCCACGCAGGGATTGAGCGAAGGCGAGTACGTCCACCGTTTCCGCTACGCCGAGCGGGTCAGCACGGCTGAAGTGGCGCTCAAGGACTACAGCTTCAAAACGCCAGCCTATGGCCTGCTGCACAAGAAGATGAGCAGCGAACTGGACCATCAGCGCGAAAGCTATCAGCACTTCGACTACCCCGGGCGCTTCAAAAAGGACCCGAGCGGCAAGGCGTTCAGTCGCTACCGGCTGGAGGCGTTACGGGCGAATGCCATCACCGGCGCGGGTGATTCCAATGCGGCGATGCTGATGCCGGGCAGCAGTTTTACCCTCACCGAGCACCCCAACCTGCCCCTCAACACCGGCTGGCAACTGGTGGCCATCACCCACAGCGGGCAGCAACCGCAGGCGCTGGAAGAAGAAAGCGGCGGTGAACCCACAACTTACAGCAACAGCTTCGAGGTTATCAGCGCCAAAACTACCTGGCGAGCCGACCTGCCGTACAAACCCATGGTGGACGGCCCGCAGATTGCGACGGTGGTGGGGCCGGCCGGTGAAGAAATCTACTGTGACGAGTACGGTCGAATCAAACTGCAATTCCCGTGGGACCGCTACGGCGCAAGTGACGACCAGAGCTCCTGCTGGGTGCGAGTGAGTCAGGGCTGGGCGGGCGGCCAGTACGGGCTGATAGCCATCCCGCGCATCGGCCATGAAGTGATTGTCAGCTTCCTCGAAGGCGACCCGGACCAGCCGATAGTGACCGGCAGAACCTTTCATGCCACCAATCCGTCGCCGTACCCGTTACCGGCCAACAAGACCCGCACCTCGCTGCGGACCGCCACGCACAAGGGCGCCGGGTTCAATGAACTGCGCTTTGAAGACCAGGCCGGGCAGGAGGAAGTGTTTATCCATGCCCAGAAGGACATGAACACCGTGGTGTTGAATAACCGCAGCACCGGTGTCGGGGGGAGTCATGAGGAAAAAGTCAGGTACGATCAGCTCAGCGTGGTGGGACGAGATCAGACGATTGAGGTTGTCCACAATCAGGAGACCAAGATCCAGGGCACCCAGGGGATCTTCGTCGGTGAGGGCCGTAAAACCGATGTCACGTCCAACGACACACTGACGGTGACGGGCAACATTACCGTGACGTCGACCAGTGGCACCATCACGCTGAAGACGGGAGCGAGTTCGCTGACCCTTTTCAATAATGGCGATATTGAAATCAAGGGCGTGAACGTCAATGTGATCGGCAGTTCGCGTATTGATCTGAATAAATAA
- a CDS encoding RHS repeat-associated core domain-containing protein translates to MVALLTPQSGEHGSEGDIGYTRDALGNVSALSLPDGDTLRWLRYGSGHVSAVKFNHQVVSEFTRDRLHREISRTQGRRTQQRAYDSLGRLTSQRSGLWDVAEPEQQLLSRALRYTASGELASVRDGLRGDVQYDYDAEGRLLKRIDVHWLVHHRGYGYDAADNLQDSGHSPSAGPLSDNRLLNWRHLWNQYDGQGNLTRRREGTTEQFYRYDADNRLVEARGRGPQGEFVACYGYDALGRRTHKTVTRGENGTQEETRFLWEGFRLLQVRHAERTESYVYDPTLWWSPLARITQQPGARDGDIRWFNTELNGAPLEMTDAEGAVRWSGDYGSFGAVTGQTQDSEGLRCGKPVESQSLRYAGQYADEETGLHYNLFRYYDPTVGRFTTPDPIGLAGGINLYQYAPNPLGWVDPLGLFCGVSKNAKWNKSRQGVDGPGLRDHYAKHGDQVGANTVREYDFSARTTIQDGREFTYRYTNKPRVGYYDPNTGLFTATSQTGKTPTILTHFPDSWENLRKLPGFSVPN, encoded by the coding sequence TTGGTTGCTTTATTAACCCCTCAGTCAGGCGAACACGGCAGTGAAGGTGATATCGGCTACACGCGGGATGCACTGGGCAACGTGAGCGCCCTGTCGCTGCCGGATGGCGACACGCTGCGCTGGTTGCGCTACGGCTCGGGCCATGTCAGCGCGGTAAAATTCAATCATCAGGTGGTCAGCGAGTTTACCCGTGACCGGTTGCACCGGGAAATCAGCCGTACTCAGGGCCGCCGCACGCAGCAACGGGCGTATGACAGCCTCGGTCGCCTGACCTCACAGCGCAGCGGACTCTGGGATGTCGCAGAGCCGGAGCAGCAGCTTCTCTCGCGGGCGTTACGCTACACGGCTTCCGGCGAGCTTGCGTCAGTCAGGGACGGCTTGCGGGGTGACGTGCAGTATGATTACGATGCAGAAGGTCGGCTGCTGAAACGGATTGATGTGCACTGGCTGGTGCATCATCGGGGATATGGCTATGATGCGGCGGACAATCTACAGGATAGCGGCCATTCGCCGTCTGCTGGCCCGCTGTCCGACAATCGCCTGCTGAACTGGCGTCATCTGTGGAACCAGTATGACGGTCAGGGCAACCTGACACGGCGGCGTGAAGGCACCACGGAGCAGTTTTACCGGTATGATGCGGACAACCGTCTGGTGGAAGCCCGGGGTCGGGGGCCACAGGGTGAGTTCGTGGCCTGCTATGGCTATGATGCGCTGGGCAGGCGCACCCATAAAACGGTCACCCGGGGTGAAAACGGGACGCAGGAAGAGACGCGTTTCCTGTGGGAAGGTTTTCGGCTGCTACAGGTCAGACACGCCGAGCGGACGGAAAGCTACGTTTATGACCCGACTCTCTGGTGGTCGCCGTTAGCGCGTATCACGCAGCAACCGGGCGCGCGTGACGGCGATATCCGCTGGTTCAATACCGAGCTGAACGGTGCGCCGCTGGAGATGACGGATGCGGAAGGCGCGGTGCGCTGGAGCGGAGACTACGGCAGCTTCGGCGCTGTCACCGGACAGACGCAGGACAGCGAAGGGCTGCGTTGCGGCAAGCCGGTAGAATCCCAGTCGCTACGCTATGCCGGACAATACGCAGATGAGGAAACGGGATTACACTACAACCTGTTCCGCTATTACGACCCGACGGTAGGCCGCTTCACGACACCGGACCCGATAGGGCTGGCGGGGGGGATTAACCTTTATCAGTATGCGCCGAATCCGCTGGGATGGGTTGATCCGCTGGGGCTTTTTTGTGGTGTATCGAAAAATGCAAAATGGAATAAATCTAGGCAGGGAGTTGATGGGCCTGGATTAAGAGATCATTATGCAAAACATGGTGATCAAGTGGGGGCAAATACAGTGAGGGAATATGATTTCAGTGCCAGAACTACTATCCAAGATGGCAGGGAATTTACTTATAGATATACTAATAAACCTCGTGTAGGTTATTATGATCCTAATACAGGCTTGTTTACAGCAACTAGTCAAACAGGTAAAACGCCTACTATACTGACTCACTTTCCTGATAGTTGGGAAAATCTGAGGAAATTGCCTGGTTTCTCGGTACCTAATTAG
- the fieF gene encoding CDF family cation-efflux transporter FieF (FieF, a metal efflux transporter, is a member of the CDF (cation diffusion facilitator) family of transporters.), with protein MNPHYARLVTLAAVSATVVALVLFVMKVFAWWHTGSVSLLASLVDSLVDIAASLVNLLVVRYSLQPADTEHAFGHGKAESLAALAQSMFVSGSALFLILTGLQHSLEPQVLHAPEVGMWVTLIALVVTLLLVSFQRWVVKRTHSQAVRADMLHYQSDLLMNGAILLALALSWKGITRADSLFALGIGGYILYSALRMGYDAVQSLLDRALPEDEHRAIAEVIVNWPGIRGAHALRTRRSGPTRFIQLHLEMDDALPLVEAHQIADDLEQALRKQFPGADIMIHQDPASAVPENQRGRLTT; from the coding sequence ATGAATCCACACTATGCGCGTTTGGTGACGCTGGCGGCAGTGAGCGCAACGGTCGTGGCGCTGGTGCTGTTTGTGATGAAAGTGTTTGCCTGGTGGCATACCGGTTCGGTGAGCCTGTTGGCGTCGCTGGTCGATTCGCTGGTGGATATCGCCGCATCGCTGGTTAACCTGCTGGTAGTGCGCTATTCGTTGCAGCCAGCGGATACTGAGCATGCGTTCGGCCACGGTAAGGCAGAATCGCTGGCTGCGCTGGCGCAGAGCATGTTTGTTTCTGGTTCGGCGCTGTTCCTGATCCTGACGGGGCTGCAACATTCGCTGGAGCCGCAGGTGTTGCACGCGCCGGAAGTGGGCATGTGGGTGACGCTCATTGCGCTAGTGGTGACGCTGCTGCTGGTCTCGTTCCAGCGTTGGGTGGTTAAACGCACGCACAGTCAGGCGGTACGCGCGGACATGCTGCATTATCAGTCCGATCTGCTGATGAACGGTGCGATTCTGCTGGCGTTGGCACTCAGTTGGAAAGGGATTACGCGTGCCGATTCCCTGTTTGCGTTGGGGATTGGCGGCTATATTTTATATAGCGCGTTACGTATGGGGTATGACGCGGTGCAGTCGCTGCTAGATCGCGCGCTGCCGGAGGACGAACATCGCGCTATCGCCGAGGTGATTGTGAACTGGCCGGGTATTCGCGGCGCACATGCCTTGCGCACCCGGCGTTCCGGGCCAACGCGTTTTATTCAGCTACATCTGGAAATGGATGATGCCCTGCCGCTGGTTGAGGCACACCAGATTGCCGACGATCTGGAGCAGGCATTACGTAAACAGTTTCCGGGAGCTGATATTATGATTCATCAGGACCCGGCTTCTGCTGTGCCGGAAAACCAGCGTGGCAGGTTGACGACGTAG